In Buchananella sp. 14KM1171, the genomic stretch TGGCAGATTTTTCTCTGCCCTGTATCCTGCACCAAGATTCGCAGCTATTTGTTTTTCCAGAAGGTGTAGTTCTGTGCTGGAGAAATCAAATCGAGGGGGGTCGTTGCGTTCGTAGGAGCCTAGTAGGTACTCCCCGTTTTGGTGAACAATGCGCATACATGTTGAATGTTTGTGCCAAACATCGTATCCCTCGGGCACGGATGTGTATCCGGCGTGCTGGCCAAGCTTGGAGATGAAATCGCGAAGCTGCTCACTCAGTTGAAAGGCCAAAGTTCTACGTAACCTTCCTCAATTAAGTCCTTCATCCTAATCGGGACATCGCCGTCCATTATTCTGAGCTGGGTTGCTCCACCCGGATAGCCAAGGCTAGGCGCTACCGAGGACACCTCGATCGTCCAATCCAGCGGAATGTCTACTAGGCGTAGCTGGTGGTAGTCCAGATCCAGAGAGGTGGTAGATATTGCTCTAGCCTCGAAGCTGAACACCTTCCCGTCATCGAGGGCGCCGAACCAAGTGCCATCGAAGTTGCCAACTCGGTCGATGACGTCTCCATACCTGTCGATGTATTGGTCCACCCTCAGCACTTGCTCACTGCCGAGTACCTCTGCTGGGTTGGTCCACTTGAAGTCATAGGGGCCTGGGCCTGTGCGGAATAGGTCGTCCCACTGTTGGGCGTCAGCGATCTTCCGGCCAAATCGGCTGCCATAAGGGGCGTTTGAGGCCAGTAGGTCGCTTCCCTTAGCTCCGGGGCCGAGATTCTTGCCGGTGACATAGCGATACTTCCTGTTGGCGGCAATGCGCAAGCGCTGGGCGGCACCTCTCAACCCTGCCACCATACGGCGGAACGCGGTGATCGGATGGAAGACCATGGTGTGCGCGGTCTTGCACATGCCTCTCAGCCCACGCGCAATAGTGCGCAAGCTCCCGCGGGCGAAAGTGAGGAATGCTCCTTTCAGGCCGCCGGCTGCTTTTATTGCCTTACCCAGCCCGCCCAGGGCCTTCAGGGACGAGACAGCACCGCGCAGGCCGCCCAGGCCGATGCAGCCCAGGCCGGCAAAGACCACGGAGAGGAGGGCTTCGCCCCAAGTCTTCTCCCCACCCAAGGCCAGGCCGATGTTGGCTAGTGCAGCAACGATCCCAGCGATGCCGGCGATAACCGCTAGTGCCTGCCCCAGCACGGGCACCCAGCACAAGACCAGGGCCAAGATGCCCGCGATATTGGCCACCCATTCAGCGATGGCGGCGATCCAGCCCAGGATCTTGGCTCCCCAGTTCTCCCACCAGCCGTCATTGAGCCCATCGGTGGCGGTAACACCCTGGATCGCATCAATAGCGGTCTGCGCGGCTAGGTCACGCTCCCGGACGGCGTTTTCAACCACCCGAACTTGGTTATCGATCCGGTCTTGCGCGGCATCTGCGTCCTGCCTGGCAGACCGGGCTAGCCGCGTGTAACGCACCTGCTGGTCATGCCCAAAGCCGCCCTCATCGTCGCTATTCGCGTAGTCGTCGGCCAGGTCCTGGTAGTAGCGCTGGTTGTCACGGGCCTCATCGCGTTCCCACCTGGCCTGCCTGGCCGCATACAAAGCATTCAATGTGTCGGTCTGCACCCGGTCCAACGCCGCCGAATACGTCTCCAATGCCTCCCCGGCCGCGCGATAACGCCCCTCGGCCTTGCCGATCCCATCGAGCAGGGTGTCACGCTGCTCCAGCAGCGCCGTGACACTCTCGGCCCGCGAGCTTGCCCCAGCCTCTAGCGCCCGCAGGTTGTCGGCGCAACGCTTGATCGCATCAGCCACACCCCGATACCGGGTTGCGCCATCACGCACCACCACCGGATCCCCCGGAGTCGGATCACCACCCAACCCCAGAGCACTCCAATCAGAGGGACGCGCACTCATAGACAACTAATCCCCTCATCGCTTTAGGCGATTGTGGCTGTTGGGTGGGTGCTGGCCCCGCCACCAGTGGCGCCACCACCGGTCCCGGTGGGGGTTTGGCCGTTTAGGGTGTTGGCGCCGTCTTGGTCGAGCTTGATCCACGCATCTGCCACGGCCAGGGAGGCGTCGGAGAAGGCTTTGAGGGCGTCGATGAACTTTTGGCGCTTGTCGTCCCAGTCATGGGCAAAACCCCGCACGGTCTCACTCAAAGCCCCGTGCCCCACTGCGGCGGCAATGGTGTTGGAGTTCGTGTTGGCGCTTTCAAACTCCGAAGCGATCGTCTTGGCCGAGGCCCCGATTGTGCCTAGTGCGCCAACATCAACCCTGATGGACTGCAAAACCATCCCCCCTGTTCTTGTTGCCTCGTACTAGAGCGGCCCCGGTGGGCACGAATAACACGCGCGCACCCACCGGGGCCGCTAGAGCCATAACGGGGTCAGCCCCGCAGGGAAGAGCTCATCTGGGTGTCCATGTCCACTACGGCGTTGGCGTACTGGGTCAGGAAGTTGCCCAAGGGCTCCATGCTCTCGTTGACCTGCTTTAGGCCGGTGGAGAGCTTTTCGAACTGCTCGGAGTAGGCGCCAGAAGCTGCCTGGGTGGTGAAACCAGAACCGATCAGGCCGTTAACGGCGGCCAGGGCTTCTTGGATCTTGCCGTCGATCTCTGCCTTGATGGAGACCAGCTGGCTGCCGATGCGACGCATCTCTTCTGGCGTGTAGCCGTACGCGTTAGCCATTACCTTGCACCCTTCCGTGTACTAGAGCACCCACGCTCACCAACGCAAAAACCCTAACCACACCAGCCCCAACCCACAACCAGTTCCACACACCAACCCCGACCAAACCCCAGCCCCCACCGCCCGGCTACAGCCGGGCCGTGCTCAGCACGGCTCTCCGCGACTTGTCAGGGCACGCGACCGCCGGGCTCCAGCCGGCCAGCCGGCCAATGGGCCAACCGGCCAGTGGGGCAATGGGGCAGCCGGGTAGGCGGATAGTGGGGTGGAGAGGCGACCGGCGAGCCGGCGAGCCGGCCAGCCGGGCGACCCGGCCGCCGGGGCGGGCTAGTTGAGCAGCCAGGCGTTCAGGTTGGCCGCGATCTCGAAGGTCGGCTGCCCACCCACGGCCATGAGGCCCTTCTGCGGGTCGGTCATCAAGACGGTCGCGTACGCGGTCTGGTGGGTGGCGATGATCAACGCGATGTAGGTCTGCCCGGCCCAGGGCAACTCGGCACAGGTGATGGATGTGATCTGGTTCTTCGGCAGCACCACGCTCGGCTCGGTGGGCTTCTTCGAGACGTCGTGGATCTCCAGGCGGTCTTCCAGAACCAGGATGGCGCGCTTGCGTCGCAGCGCGGACAAGGCGTCGTCCTTCTGGCCCAGGTGGGTCCAGGTGATGTATCCCTGCAGCAGGGCCAGGTGCGGGCGCTGCCTGAGCTGAGCCAGCCTCTCCCCGCCAAAGGACTTGCCGTGGCGCCAGACCCACAGCAAGATTGGCACCAGCGCGGCGACGACGGCCGCGAGCATGATCAGCCAGTAATCGCCGCCCCGCGCCCAGATTCGCCAGAGACCGATCGCCGCCAGGGGGAAGGCCGCCGCAGCGGTGGCGAAAGTCGTCTTCTTGTTCATCGGGGTTCACCTTTCCAGTCGCCTGCTCAAGCTTCGGGCCACGCCAAGCGTACTGAGGCCGGCCAACGGCGCGCACTGGCCATCCACAGGGACAACCAATGGGTCGCCCGCCTCCGTGTTGAATGCCGCCCCGCCCGCCGGTACCGGATTGGACGACGCCCCGCCCGCCTCCGCGTTGGACGATGCCCCGCCGGCCCACCGATCAGCTAGGCCGCCCGGACTCCGGCATGGGCAGCTGCACCGTCCACATCTTGCCCGAGCGCACGTACACGCCCCGGCCCAGCGGGTAGTCGCTGCGCTTGACGCGTGGCAGGTCCACCTTGAACAGCAGGTCGCCGTCCATCGGGTTGGGCTGCATCACGATGCCGTGGCGAGTGTTGCGCACCTCTGCGATCAGCTGCCAGCCCGAGGCCCAGGCGCTGGTCTCCTGCTCGGCCAGCACGAAGTGGCCGTTGCGGCGCAGCTTCTTGATCACGTCCAGCACCGGGGTTTCCGCCGGCGTGCTCACCAGCTCGCCGAGGGACTCGATGACCAGCACCACGTCCGGCAGGGCCTCGTTCTGGGCCGGTGCCTCGGCAAGCGGCTTGAGCCTGGCGGCCAGCTCCACCGCCTCCTCCGGGTCGTGCGCGGTGGCAGCCCACAGCGGCAGGGCGTGCACGCGGGAGCGGCGCGGGCCGATGAAGAAGAACTCGGCCGCCGGGGCCCAGCGGTGCATGGACTGCGTGATCGACTCCAGCGCACTGGTGCGGCCACTGCCGGGCATACCCGCGATCATCATCGCGCCCTGGCCGGTGAACGGCATTGCGGCCAGCGTCGACTCCTCGATACCGAGCACGGGCAGCCCCTCAACGGAGTCCGGCACCTGGGAGCGGTGCACCTGGGTGTCCATCCGGGCGATCGGCTGGGCCGGCGCCACGCCGCGCACCCGCAGCTCCTCGGCCAGCGCATCTATCGCGCGCGCCTGCTTGGCGGGCAGGGAGGAACCGCCGGGCACCGCCACCTGCAGCTCGTTGTCCTGGCCGGCAAGGACGGCGCGGCCGGGAGGAGCGTCGTCCAAAACGTCCCTGGGCACGTCCAGGCTCGCGTAGGAGTTCTGGTCGGCCTGGCGCAAAACCAGGCGGGTGGGCAGGTGGGCGGAGAGCGAAGAGGGCAGCACGCCGTGGCGCTCGGCGGTGACCATGACGTGAATGCCCACCGCGCGGCCCTCGGAAAGCAGGCGGGAGAACAGGGCGAACACGGAGTTGGGGGAGGCGTTGAGTTCGAACTCGGTGCGGAATGCCCCAAATCCGTCGATCAACAGCAGGATGCGCGCCTCGTCGGTGCTCCCAGTGGCCTGCCGGTACTCGGCGATCGAACCCACGCGGGCCGCCGCGAAGCGCGCGGAGCGCTGCTCCATCACGTCCACGAGCTTGCGCATCAGGCGGCCGATTCGCTCCAGGTCGGAGCCGTCGATGATCGAGCCAACCACCGGCAGCCCCTCCAGCATGGACAGGCCGGCCGTGGAGAAATCGATGCCGTAGATCTCGGTACGCGCCTCGGGCGAGGTCGCAGCAGCGGCGAAGGCCAGGGAGCGCAGCACTGCGGACTTACCGGAGCCGCCCGCACCGAACACGGCCAGGTTGCCGTCCTCGTCCGGCTTGTAGAAGACCGGGTGCTGGCTCTGGTGGGCCGGATCGTCCACGATGCCGAACAGCAGGCGCTCGGAGCTCGAAGACGCCCCAAAGGTGCGCCCCAGCTCCGCCAGGTCGTAGTGGGTGCCCAGCTCCGGCAGCCACGGCTTGCGCGGTGCGGGGATGCCGCACAGGTCGGCGGCCCCGGAGATCGCGGTGACCACCCGGCTGATGTCCGTGGGGGTGGACTCGTCCTCCGCGTCGTGCTGCTGCGGGCGCGGAATATCCCACGGAATACCGCTGCCGAACGTCATCGTCTCGATGTCGATGCGGCCCGGCCCTGCCTCCGCCACAGTGCGGCCGCCGGCGTAGCCCGCCTGGAACAGGGAGATGCGGCCCGGGCCGGTGCGCACGGCGGCGCGGCCCGGGATGCGCGGGTCGAACTCCGCCGCCAGCGGAGAGTCGATCACGTCCACCGAGTCGGACTCGTCGGCCATGCGTAGCGCGATACGCAGGGCCGTGTTGGCGCGCAGGTTGCCCTTGATGACGCCCGCCGGGCGCTGCGTGGCCAGGATCAGGTGCAGGCCCAGGGAGCGGCCGCGCTGGGCCACGTCCACCACGCCGTCCACGAACTCCGGCACCTCCTGCACCAGAGCCGCGAACTCGTCCACCACGATCACCAGAGAGGGCGGACACTCCGGGTCCCCGGTGCGCTCCAGGGCCGCCAGGTCCTTGGCGTTCTTCAGGTTCAACAGGTGCTCACGGTACTGCAGCTCCGCCCGCAGGGAAGTCAGGGCGCGGCGCACCAGGTGCGGGGAGAGGTCGGTAACCAGGCCCACCGAGTGGGGCAGGCGCACGCAGTCCGCGAATGCGGAGCCACCCTTGTAGTCCACAAACAGGAAGGTCACCCGCTGGGGGCTGTGCGCGGCCGCCATGCCCAGGATCCAGGACTGCAAGAACTCAGACTTACCGGCGCCGCTAGTACCGCCCACCAGTGCGTGGGGCCCCTGTCCCTTCAGGTCCAGGGTGAACTCTCCCTGCGGGCCCTGGCCCACCAGCGCGCGCAGGTTGGCCGCCCGGCGCGGGCCCTGCGCCGCACGCGTGAGCACCGAGCCGTTCTCCTGCCAGCGCTCCACGGTCACCTGCGGCGAACTGGCCAACTCGGTTCCCGCCAGCGCCAGGTAGGAGACGGCGCGGGGAATACCGGATTGGTCGATCACGGGCGCGCCGGCGTCCTCGATCGGGGAGAGCTGACGGGCCAGATTGCCGGCCATCACCTCGGTGAGGGGCTCCACCCGGCTGATCGGGGCGTTGTACTCCTGGTCAACGAAGCCTGCGGTCACGCTGCCGTCGTCCTCGTGAGCCAGGAAGATGCGGCAGTCGGCCGGGAGCTTGGCCTGGGCGTCGGCCATCCACAGCAGGTGCACCCCGGCGTCGGGGCCGTCCTTCGCCAAGGACACCAGGCGCCCGCGCTCCACCGGGGCGTCGTCCTCCACCAGCAGCACCACCGTCGGGAAGGACGCCTTGGCCTTCCTGCGGGCGTCCACAAGCTCCTCCAGCGCGGAGACCAGGGCGGAGACCGCAGCCGGCCCGGCCGCCAGGTGGGAGCCACCCAGGGGGGAATAGGGCGAGCCCACGTGCGGCAGCCACATCAGGTATTGCCACGCATCGCTGGAGTCCGCTGACGCGATCGCGCACAGCACCAGCTCGGCGGGCGAGTGCAGGCAGGTCAGTTGGGCCACGAGCCCGCGCGCCACCGGCAGACGCCACTCCTCCCGTCCCGCCAATCCCAGGTTGCGGGCCTCGCTAAAGGGGGCGGTGATTGGAACGTCGTCCACGAATTTGACCTTCTCAGCCAGGTCAGTGATCCGGGCCCAGGTGGCGGCGTCGGCGTCCTTGCGGCTTGGCAGCGTCAGCTTGTTGCGCGAAAGCGCCCGCCCCATCCCCAGGTTGACGGTCAGGTAGTCCGAATCGGCGGGGCGGCGGTGCCACAGGCGCGGGCTGAGACTGAAACCGGCCTCGATCACCGAATCCAGGGTGGGGATCTCGTCACGGCGGTGCAGGTGCTCCTCCACCAGCGCCTGCGTCAGGTCCTTCTCCAGCGCAGCGATGTCCTCCTCGAAGCGCTCCTCGTCAGCCTTGCGTGCCTTCTTCGCCGTGATCTTGGCATCCAGGTAGGTGCCCACCGCGATCAGCGGGCTCAAGCCCACAAAGATGATGCTCATGATGTTGCGGGACACGGCAAAAAGGATTGTTCCCATCAGCAGCGGCGCCACCATGGCAATCAGCGGGAACTTGCGCGCGCCCTGCTTCTTGGGGGCCTCCGGCGCGGCGAACTCGCGCCCCTTGTAGCGCACCCGCACCTGCGGGGAGCGGTTGAACGACGTCTCCACGAGCGCCGGCGAATCAGCGGCCGCAGCGCGCTCCACGATGAACGTGGTGGCGCCGGCCAAGACCGTGGTGCGCGGCCCCAGGACGGCCTGCTCCACGCGTTCGTCCGCCAAGACCAGGCCGTTGGCGGAGTGCATGTCGATGATCTCCACCTGGGCGCCTACCACGATGCGGGCATGCCGCCTGGAAATCTGGCGGTCGTTTATGACCACGTCGCAGTCGTCGCTGCGGCCGATCACGTTCGGGCCGGGGCGCAGCGGGAAGACCGCCCCGGCGTCGGGACCAGAGATCACCCGCAGACGGGCCGGCACCGAGCTGCCGGAGCTAGAACCGGTCTCCGCCCACTGCGTCAACCTGACCCGCTGACCCGAGCGCAGCGCCGCCTCCGTTACCAGCGAACGCGGGGGAAGCACCGCGATCGCGGAGTTCTCGTCAGAAAGCAACTCCAGGGTGAGGGAATTGTCCGCCGGAATGTAAAGGCTGGTCTGACCGCTGCGAATAGTGGAGGCCACATCGCAAATCGTCGTGTTGGCCTCAGCGGTCACCATTACCGGCCGGATCCCGTCCGTGGAAACCAGTTCGAGCTTCAGACGCAAAGCAGACTCCAATCCTCCCGCGCGCGGGCCCACACCCGCGTAGGCAACCCGGCACAAGGATAGAAGGTGACGGAGGTCGCTCAGTAGGGCGCGCCCGAATGGGTCCCAGGAAGGGCAATAAATCTCCGGTAGCCTGTTGCAGATGGTCTTTGATCGGAGGCAACTCGTGAGGCAAGGAACTGGCGGCAACAGCGGTTTGCGGGTGCGCAGGTCGCTTACGGCTCTGTTGAGTGCGGTGGCTATTGGGGCAGGCGCGGCGGCGCAGGCCAGCAGCGCACCGGAAGCGCCCGGCGGCGCGGAGCTACAGCACGTGACCGTCAAGCTGAGCCCGTCCGCTGCGGTGACCGCGATCAACGTGGACACCATGCACAGGGGCGGGGACGGCGCGGTGGTGCAAAACCAGACCAGCCTGGCCCCCGCGCAGTCCGCCCAACAGTTGCCGGTACGCGTGCGCACCATGTGGTGGCACGACTCCAAGGTGGGCACCGATCTTTCCCAGCTCAAGGGGCTCTCCGGGCGCTTCGTGCTCCAGTGGTCGGTGGAGAACCTGACCGCCAAGCCGGAGGAGATCACCTACGAATCCAACGGCGCGCAGTTCCGCCAGCGCGAACTCGTGGCCACCCCGCTGACCGTGGCAGCCTCTGCGCGGGTGGAGACCGGTGACGTTGTGATCGGTGCCCAGGAGGGGCGGGCCGCCACCGACGGCGTGGTGGCTCCCTTGAGTGAGGGCGTCACCACCGTGCAGTGGGCAGCCCTGCTGGCCCCGCCCGTGCTCAGCCCTGCCACCACCTTCACCCTGGTGGTGGACAGCAAGGACTTCGAAGCCCCCGAGTTCACCATGACGGTGGAGGGCGGCATCACCACAGACCCCTCGGTAACGGCCGTGGTCAACACCGCCTTCGGGGCAAACGGGGACGCCGGCAAGACCGAACTGGAGATCGTCAACACCGTTTCCGGGGTGTCCAAGAACCTCACCGAGGCCCGCGACTTCGTGGACCAGGTGCACCGCACCCTGCAGGGTGATGTCTCCGCGATCGCCGGGCGCACCTTCACCGACCTGCAGTCCAGCTCCAAGCGTGTCACCGACCAGCTCACGGCCACCAGCGAGCAGCTAAAGAACATCAGCTCCTCCACCGAGTCCGCCATCGGCTCCGCCACCAACGGCACCCAGCAGGGCTTGAAGTCCCTGGTTTCCTCCTTCAACGCCCTGCTAGGTGACAACAACTCGCCCAAGATGACCCAGGCGGCGGTGCAGGGCTGCACCGTCACCCTGCCGCAGCTGGCGGAGGGCGAGCAGCGCACCATCACCTCGATGTTCGCGCTCGTCAACGCGCAGATGGGCGTGATGGGCGCGGTCTTTGAGGACTCCGACCAGAGCGAGAGCTGCCGCGACGCGCTCGTGGCCGGCCTGACCCGCGCCGTCGGCGATCCGAAGGCATACGAGGACAAGGCGAACGCCGATGCCTGTGAGGCACCGGAGAG encodes the following:
- a CDS encoding glycohydrolase toxin TNT-related protein (This protein contains a domain related to Tuberculosis Necrotizing Toxin, which is the C-terminal effector domain of outer membrane channel protein CpnT, and which has a lethal NAD+-glycohydrolase activity.), producing MADAIKRCADNLRALEAGASSRAESVTALLEQRDTLLDGIGKAEGRYRAAGEALETYSAALDRVQTDTLNALYAARQARWERDEARDNQRYYQDLADDYANSDDEGGFGHDQQVRYTRLARSARQDADAAQDRIDNQVRVVENAVRERDLAAQTAIDAIQGVTATDGLNDGWWENWGAKILGWIAAIAEWVANIAGILALVLCWVPVLGQALAVIAGIAGIVAALANIGLALGGEKTWGEALLSVVFAGLGCIGLGGLRGAVSSLKALGGLGKAIKAAGGLKGAFLTFARGSLRTIARGLRGMCKTAHTMVFHPITAFRRMVAGLRGAAQRLRIAANRKYRYVTGKNLGPGAKGSDLLASNAPYGSRFGRKIADAQQWDDLFRTGPGPYDFKWTNPAEVLGSEQVLRVDQYIDRYGDVIDRVGNFDGTWFGALDDGKVFSFEARAISTTSLDLDYHQLRLVDIPLDWTIEVSSVAPSLGYPGGATQLRIMDGDVPIRMKDLIEEGYVELWPFN
- a CDS encoding WXG100 family type VII secretion target, with amino-acid sequence MANAYGYTPEEMRRIGSQLVSIKAEIDGKIQEALAAVNGLIGSGFTTQAASGAYSEQFEKLSTGLKQVNESMEPLGNFLTQYANAVVDMDTQMSSSLRG
- a CDS encoding Imm61 family immunity protein, yielding MAFQLSEQLRDFISKLGQHAGYTSVPEGYDVWHKHSTCMRIVHQNGEYLLGSYERNDPPRFDFSSTELHLLEKQIAANLGAGYRAEKNLPELDWMKWARNVKEGYTIEQRDAKHCTLSHESTGIIPVIIRTIGRYNSIASRFSYLAGESLDDIIRSFLSPSGGPLFEGEFLDLSGR
- a CDS encoding FtsK/SpoIIIE domain-containing protein translates to MRLKLELVSTDGIRPVMVTAEANTTICDVASTIRSGQTSLYIPADNSLTLELLSDENSAIAVLPPRSLVTEAALRSGQRVRLTQWAETGSSSGSSVPARLRVISGPDAGAVFPLRPGPNVIGRSDDCDVVINDRQISRRHARIVVGAQVEIIDMHSANGLVLADERVEQAVLGPRTTVLAGATTFIVERAAAADSPALVETSFNRSPQVRVRYKGREFAAPEAPKKQGARKFPLIAMVAPLLMGTILFAVSRNIMSIIFVGLSPLIAVGTYLDAKITAKKARKADEERFEEDIAALEKDLTQALVEEHLHRRDEIPTLDSVIEAGFSLSPRLWHRRPADSDYLTVNLGMGRALSRNKLTLPSRKDADAATWARITDLAEKVKFVDDVPITAPFSEARNLGLAGREEWRLPVARGLVAQLTCLHSPAELVLCAIASADSSDAWQYLMWLPHVGSPYSPLGGSHLAAGPAAVSALVSALEELVDARRKAKASFPTVVLLVEDDAPVERGRLVSLAKDGPDAGVHLLWMADAQAKLPADCRIFLAHEDDGSVTAGFVDQEYNAPISRVEPLTEVMAGNLARQLSPIEDAGAPVIDQSGIPRAVSYLALAGTELASSPQVTVERWQENGSVLTRAAQGPRRAANLRALVGQGPQGEFTLDLKGQGPHALVGGTSGAGKSEFLQSWILGMAAAHSPQRVTFLFVDYKGGSAFADCVRLPHSVGLVTDLSPHLVRRALTSLRAELQYREHLLNLKNAKDLAALERTGDPECPPSLVIVVDEFAALVQEVPEFVDGVVDVAQRGRSLGLHLILATQRPAGVIKGNLRANTALRIALRMADESDSVDVIDSPLAAEFDPRIPGRAAVRTGPGRISLFQAGYAGGRTVAEAGPGRIDIETMTFGSGIPWDIPRPQQHDAEDESTPTDISRVVTAISGAADLCGIPAPRKPWLPELGTHYDLAELGRTFGASSSSERLLFGIVDDPAHQSQHPVFYKPDEDGNLAVFGAGGSGKSAVLRSLAFAAAATSPEARTEIYGIDFSTAGLSMLEGLPVVGSIIDGSDLERIGRLMRKLVDVMEQRSARFAAARVGSIAEYRQATGSTDEARILLLIDGFGAFRTEFELNASPNSVFALFSRLLSEGRAVGIHVMVTAERHGVLPSSLSAHLPTRLVLRQADQNSYASLDVPRDVLDDAPPGRAVLAGQDNELQVAVPGGSSLPAKQARAIDALAEELRVRGVAPAQPIARMDTQVHRSQVPDSVEGLPVLGIEESTLAAMPFTGQGAMMIAGMPGSGRTSALESITQSMHRWAPAAEFFFIGPRRSRVHALPLWAATAHDPEEAVELAARLKPLAEAPAQNEALPDVVLVIESLGELVSTPAETPVLDVIKKLRRNGHFVLAEQETSAWASGWQLIAEVRNTRHGIVMQPNPMDGDLLFKVDLPRVKRSDYPLGRGVYVRSGKMWTVQLPMPESGRPS